In Massilia antarctica, the following are encoded in one genomic region:
- a CDS encoding ABC transporter ATP-binding protein has translation MAAVTLKQVVKRYDDRQTIIHGIDLEIADGEFVVFVGPSGCGKSTLLRMIAGLEEISGGELHIGGLLANEIAPAKRGLAMVFQSYALYPHMTVFENMAFALKLAGHKGEELKAQVGRAADILQITHLLQRRPKELSGGQRQRVAIGRAIVRKPEVFLFDEPLSNLDASLRVQMRVELSRLHKELKTTMIYVTHDQVEAMTLGQRIVVINGGRIEQVGTPYELYNNPGNLFVAGFLGAPKMNFVPAEVTHIGAIGVRVRLADGSLIDADADGSGTMAEQKVTLGIRAEHMAVLAAGSQQANTIAAVVGHVEYLGDQTIVYASMAGDASLIALRQPQGSAMLRAGERIAVHLPPAHCHLFDDRGRAFLRA, from the coding sequence ATGGCCGCCGTCACCCTCAAGCAGGTCGTCAAGCGCTACGACGACAGGCAGACCATCATCCACGGCATCGACCTCGAGATCGCCGATGGCGAATTCGTGGTCTTCGTGGGGCCATCCGGCTGCGGCAAATCGACCTTGCTGCGCATGATCGCGGGACTCGAAGAAATCAGCGGCGGCGAATTGCATATCGGCGGCCTGCTGGCCAACGAGATCGCGCCGGCCAAGCGCGGGCTGGCCATGGTGTTCCAGTCGTACGCGCTGTATCCGCACATGACGGTGTTCGAGAACATGGCGTTCGCGCTCAAGCTGGCCGGCCACAAGGGCGAAGAACTCAAGGCGCAGGTCGGGCGCGCCGCCGACATTTTGCAGATCACCCATCTGCTGCAGCGCCGGCCCAAGGAGCTGTCGGGCGGCCAGCGCCAGCGCGTGGCGATCGGGCGCGCCATCGTGCGCAAACCCGAGGTATTCCTGTTCGACGAACCGCTCTCGAACCTCGACGCCAGCCTGCGCGTGCAGATGCGGGTGGAACTGAGCCGCCTGCACAAGGAACTCAAGACCACCATGATCTACGTGACCCACGACCAGGTCGAGGCGATGACCCTGGGCCAGCGCATCGTCGTCATCAACGGCGGACGCATCGAGCAGGTGGGCACGCCGTACGAGCTGTATAACAATCCGGGTAATCTGTTCGTGGCGGGTTTTCTGGGCGCGCCGAAGATGAACTTCGTCCCGGCCGAGGTGACCCATATCGGCGCCATCGGCGTGCGCGTGCGCCTGGCCGACGGCAGCTTGATCGATGCCGACGCCGATGGCAGCGGCACGATGGCCGAACAGAAGGTCACGCTCGGCATCCGCGCCGAACACATGGCGGTGCTGGCGGCGGGGTCGCAGCAAGCCAATACGATCGCCGCCGTGGTCGGCCATGTGGAATACCTGGGCGACCAGACCATCGTCTACGCAAGCATGGCGGGCGATGCGTCCCTGATCGCGCTGCGCCAGCCGCAGGGCAGTGCCATGCTGCGCGCGGGCGAGCGTATCGCGGTGCATTTGCCGCCCGCGCACTGCCATCTGTTCGACGACCGGGGACGCGCGTTTTTGCGCGCCTGA
- a CDS encoding MFS transporter — MELTKTTKKERSPLAWVPSLYLAQGLPFFAVAMVAGQMFKSMGVANDDISHWTAAIMSAWIFKPLWSPFLELASSKKIIVVSFQLIGGACLGLVAVALHMPFWFAACVVMLTLVAISSATHDVACDGLYISSLTQKEQAAYAGWTGTFFNAGRFISSGGLLLLAGYFEKTMGVVSAWTIVFCILAATMAILGLYNGWALPLAKNPASADITAQQIARTLKEVIIDFFKKPGIWVSVLFIILFRAGEAQVQTIGPLFLREARNLGGLGLSTTEVGAVYGTAGTVAFVVGSIAGGYFTSWLGLKRAILVLILAVNLPNLVFYFLSTTLPTDLTLIGAALSVEMFGYGFGFVGLILYMMQVVAPGKYQTAHYAFATGIMQLGFSLFKWISGDIQIALGYHNFFLWVLAAAVPVAILSQIIPMSASERQQAELAAAKLLPVR; from the coding sequence ATGGAACTCACTAAAACAACTAAAAAAGAACGCAGCCCACTGGCCTGGGTACCGAGCTTGTACCTGGCGCAGGGCTTGCCCTTCTTCGCGGTCGCGATGGTGGCCGGCCAGATGTTCAAGAGCATGGGCGTGGCCAACGACGACATCTCCCACTGGACCGCCGCCATCATGTCGGCCTGGATTTTCAAGCCGCTGTGGAGTCCTTTCCTGGAACTGGCCAGCAGCAAAAAAATCATCGTGGTCAGTTTCCAGTTGATCGGGGGCGCCTGCCTTGGCCTGGTGGCGGTGGCGCTGCACATGCCGTTCTGGTTCGCCGCCTGCGTCGTCATGCTGACGCTGGTCGCCATTTCATCGGCCACCCACGATGTGGCCTGCGACGGCTTGTACATCTCCAGCCTGACGCAGAAGGAACAGGCGGCCTACGCCGGCTGGACCGGGACCTTCTTCAATGCCGGCCGCTTCATCTCGTCCGGCGGCTTGCTGCTGCTGGCCGGGTATTTTGAGAAGACCATGGGCGTCGTTTCGGCCTGGACCATCGTGTTCTGCATCCTGGCGGCGACGATGGCCATCCTGGGCCTGTACAACGGCTGGGCGCTGCCGCTGGCGAAAAACCCGGCCAGCGCCGACATCACGGCGCAGCAAATCGCGCGCACGCTCAAGGAAGTCATCATCGACTTTTTCAAAAAGCCCGGCATTTGGGTATCGGTCCTGTTCATCATCCTGTTCCGCGCCGGCGAAGCGCAGGTGCAGACGATTGGCCCGCTGTTCCTGCGCGAGGCGCGCAACCTGGGCGGGCTGGGCTTGAGCACAACCGAAGTGGGCGCCGTGTACGGCACTGCGGGCACCGTCGCCTTTGTCGTCGGCAGCATCGCGGGCGGCTACTTCACTTCGTGGCTCGGCCTCAAGCGCGCCATCCTGGTGCTGATCCTGGCGGTGAACCTGCCCAACCTGGTGTTCTACTTCCTGTCCACTACCCTGCCGACCGACCTGACCCTGATCGGCGCGGCGCTCAGCGTGGAGATGTTCGGCTACGGCTTCGGTTTCGTGGGCCTCATTCTGTACATGATGCAGGTGGTCGCGCCGGGCAAATACCAGACCGCGCACTATGCGTTCGCGACCGGGATCATGCAGCTGGGCTTCTCGCTGTTCAAATGGATCAGCGGCGATATCCAGATCGCGCTCGGCTACCACAACTTCTTCCTGTGGGTGCTGGCGGCCGCCGTGCCGGTGGCGATTCTGTCGCAGATCATTCCGATGAGCGCGAGCGAGCGCCAGCAGGCCGAACTTGCCGCCGCCAAGCTCTTGCCGGTCCGCTGA
- a CDS encoding carbohydrate ABC transporter permease yields the protein MRARPLATFGHYLILCVLAVVCVFPFWWTLVTAISTEGNVFAFPPTFWPRAPSLENFAEVFRAIPIIAFFKNSVLIAVCTVFWKLALCSMAAYPLARMRFRGRKLVFGVILATLVLPSEVNFLVNFITVTKLSLVDTYTGVILPNVVTAVAILLLKQAFEEVPQDLIDAARVDGASEWIIFSKIMLPLIAPWLATVGILTAVEAWNEYIWPSIVMSKPDEFPLSVGVLYLRGTFGSSTRVIAAGTVLTILPTLAAFLFTQRFFMRGMDGAVK from the coding sequence ATGCGCGCGCGTCCGCTGGCCACGTTCGGCCATTACCTGATCCTGTGCGTGCTGGCCGTGGTGTGCGTGTTCCCGTTCTGGTGGACCCTGGTCACCGCGATTTCCACGGAAGGCAATGTGTTCGCCTTTCCGCCCACCTTCTGGCCGCGCGCGCCATCGCTGGAAAACTTCGCCGAGGTGTTCCGCGCGATTCCCATCATCGCGTTTTTCAAGAATTCGGTGCTGATCGCCGTGTGCACCGTGTTCTGGAAACTGGCACTGTGTTCGATGGCGGCCTATCCGCTGGCGCGCATGCGGTTCCGTGGCCGCAAACTGGTGTTCGGCGTGATCCTCGCCACCCTGGTGCTGCCGTCGGAAGTGAATTTTTTGGTGAATTTCATCACCGTCACCAAGCTGTCGCTGGTGGACACGTACACCGGCGTGATTTTGCCGAACGTGGTCACCGCAGTCGCCATCCTGCTGCTCAAGCAAGCGTTCGAGGAAGTGCCGCAAGACCTGATCGACGCCGCGCGCGTGGACGGCGCCTCGGAGTGGATCATCTTCAGCAAGATCATGCTGCCGCTGATCGCGCCGTGGCTGGCCACGGTCGGCATCCTGACCGCGGTCGAAGCCTGGAACGAGTACATCTGGCCATCCATCGTGATGAGCAAGCCGGATGAATTTCCGCTGTCGGTGGGCGTGCTGTATTTGCGCGGCACCTTCGGCAGCAGTACCCGCGTGATCGCCGCCGGCACCGTGCTGACGATCCTGCCCACCCTGGCCGCCTTCCTGTTCACGCAGCGCTTCTTCATGCGCGGCATGGACGGCGCAGTCAAGTAA
- a CDS encoding carbohydrate ABC transporter permease — MSTRRHTLQAWMFLAPALVLLAVFSFWPVAYGSFLAFTDYSLIRPTSFVGLDNFRYIFDNEMFVTGLKNSLLFLVMVPFVQIGAIALAVLVNNQLPGIRWFRAAFYVPVVTTVSVVGIMWGFMFHEQGTLNYVFMQLRLANAPIGWLTDDTLALFAVMFVTLWRGLGWYMVMYLAALQAIPADMQEAAMLDGANRWQQFWKITVPMLRPTIAVCSILSVLAALKAYQEVDVLTQGGPMNSTFTALYYAYDQGLKHLKLPRALAASLVVSSICIGIALVCLRYLKPKHR; from the coding sequence ATGAGTACACGGCGCCACACCCTGCAGGCATGGATGTTCCTGGCACCGGCACTGGTGCTGCTGGCCGTGTTTTCGTTCTGGCCGGTAGCTTACGGCTCCTTCCTCGCGTTCACCGATTACAGCCTGATACGGCCAACGTCCTTCGTCGGCCTCGATAATTTTCGCTACATTTTCGATAACGAGATGTTCGTCACGGGCCTGAAAAATTCGCTGCTGTTCCTGGTGATGGTGCCGTTCGTGCAGATCGGCGCGATTGCGCTGGCGGTGCTGGTCAATAACCAGCTGCCCGGCATCCGCTGGTTCCGCGCCGCGTTCTACGTGCCGGTCGTGACGACGGTGTCGGTGGTCGGCATCATGTGGGGTTTCATGTTCCACGAACAGGGCACGCTCAACTACGTCTTCATGCAGCTGCGCCTGGCGAACGCGCCCATCGGCTGGCTGACCGACGACACCCTGGCACTGTTTGCGGTCATGTTCGTCACCCTGTGGCGCGGGCTGGGCTGGTACATGGTGATGTACCTGGCCGCGCTGCAGGCTATTCCCGCCGACATGCAGGAAGCGGCGATGCTCGATGGCGCCAACCGCTGGCAGCAGTTCTGGAAGATCACCGTGCCAATGCTGCGCCCCACCATCGCGGTATGCTCGATCCTGTCGGTGCTGGCCGCGCTCAAGGCCTATCAGGAAGTGGACGTGCTGACCCAGGGCGGGCCGATGAATTCGACCTTCACCGCCTTGTACTACGCCTACGACCAGGGCCTCAAGCACCTCAAGCTGCCGCGCGCGCTCGCCGCCAGCCTGGTGGTGTCAAGCATCTGCATCGGTATTGCGCTGGTGTGCCTGCGCTACCTCAAACCGAAACACCGCTGA
- a CDS encoding ABC transporter substrate-binding protein: protein MKIKTLLTALMALGVAASAAAAETKIEFWTFSMKPRFTPFFESVARKYEAQNPGVKIEWIDFPWDVIQTKLVTRIVAGTPPALVNLNVPWADEFARDELLTPIDALLGASKASYIPSTLEDLRFKGKTYGFPMYSNVAVIAYNRTIFKDAGLTSGPQSFDEQLAFARQIAARTGKAGIAPALSKIDGLFMWQGLAVIKDGKAVFNSAQHVALVQKLAATYKAGGLLKESLFAEDNFPAVVDAYKGGRLGMLLAPPTALKRIQNDAKDIYAITNVAPAPLGPTGIADGGWLIHFSIPKGVDAKLLPAVGKFALYLTSDANQLAFAKQASVFPTTVRAAADPYFLALPANAGAAEKAVEAGARSMAHSHTLYVAGIDDYDELRRSLVKAVEAGVTGKQDVQQALDQAVAIWNKKLSKQRLH from the coding sequence ATGAAGATCAAGACACTACTGACGGCATTGATGGCACTGGGCGTGGCGGCCAGCGCAGCAGCCGCCGAGACGAAAATCGAGTTCTGGACCTTCAGCATGAAGCCCAGGTTCACGCCCTTTTTTGAATCGGTGGCGCGCAAATACGAGGCGCAAAATCCCGGCGTGAAGATCGAATGGATCGATTTTCCGTGGGACGTCATCCAGACCAAGCTGGTCACGCGCATCGTGGCCGGCACGCCGCCGGCGCTGGTCAACCTGAACGTGCCCTGGGCCGACGAATTTGCGCGCGACGAACTGCTCACGCCAATCGACGCCCTGCTCGGGGCATCCAAAGCCAGCTACATCCCGAGCACCCTGGAAGACCTGCGCTTCAAGGGCAAGACTTACGGCTTCCCGATGTACAGCAACGTCGCCGTGATCGCCTACAACCGGACCATCTTCAAGGACGCGGGCTTGACAAGCGGCCCGCAAAGCTTCGACGAGCAGCTTGCATTCGCGCGCCAGATCGCCGCGCGCACCGGCAAGGCCGGCATCGCCCCGGCGCTGTCGAAAATCGACGGTCTGTTCATGTGGCAGGGCCTGGCCGTCATCAAGGATGGCAAGGCGGTGTTCAATTCGGCGCAGCACGTGGCGCTGGTGCAGAAACTCGCGGCCACCTACAAGGCCGGCGGCCTGCTCAAGGAAAGCCTGTTCGCCGAAGATAATTTCCCCGCCGTGGTCGACGCCTACAAGGGCGGCCGCCTCGGCATGCTGCTGGCGCCTCCGACGGCACTCAAACGCATCCAGAACGATGCGAAGGATATCTACGCCATCACCAACGTGGCGCCGGCGCCGCTCGGACCCACCGGCATCGCCGACGGCGGCTGGCTGATTCACTTTTCGATACCCAAGGGCGTGGACGCGAAGCTGCTTCCAGCGGTCGGGAAATTCGCGCTGTACCTGACCAGCGACGCCAACCAGCTGGCCTTTGCCAAACAGGCCAGCGTGTTCCCCACCACAGTCAGGGCGGCGGCCGATCCCTACTTCCTGGCGCTGCCGGCCAACGCCGGCGCAGCCGAAAAAGCCGTGGAAGCAGGCGCGCGCTCGATGGCGCATTCGCACACCTTGTACGTGGCCGGCATCGACGACTACGACGAACTCCGGCGTTCGCTGGTCAAGGCGGTCGAAGCTGGTGTCACCGGCAAGCAGGACGTCCAGCAGGCGCTCGACCAGGCCGTCGCCATCTGGAACAAGAAGCTGTCCAAACAGAGGCTGCACTGA
- a CDS encoding SIS domain-containing protein, translated as MLKEALSAADCVALQLENDVERYAELGRKLRTTTFNTALTVARGSSDHAANYCAYLIMARMGRIVASLPMSLVTLYKSPLVTRDTLTIAISQSGQSPDVVEPIRYFRDGGATTIALVNDIDSPLAHAAEWAMPLRAGKEQSVAATKSFITSLVAGARLVAQWQNDPELTEGLAALPEALRSAAQVDWSPALEVLTPARNIMVVGRGISFPIALEAALKFKETSALQAEAFSGAEIKHGPMALIEDGYPLLIFATRGPTQAGLIALAAEMRTRGARVLLAAPSDVPERDLTLPTAATPDLDPIVAVQAFYVMAAHLSKARGMDPDRPRHLSKVTKTN; from the coding sequence ATGCTTAAAGAAGCCCTGTCCGCCGCCGACTGCGTCGCCCTGCAACTGGAAAACGACGTCGAACGCTACGCGGAACTGGGCCGCAAGCTGAGGACCACCACCTTCAACACCGCGCTGACGGTGGCGCGCGGCAGTTCCGACCACGCCGCCAATTACTGCGCCTACCTGATCATGGCGCGCATGGGGCGCATCGTCGCATCCTTGCCGATGTCGCTGGTGACCTTGTACAAGTCGCCGCTGGTCACGCGCGACACGCTCACCATCGCCATTTCGCAATCGGGCCAGAGCCCGGACGTGGTCGAACCAATCCGCTATTTCCGCGACGGCGGCGCCACCACCATCGCGCTGGTCAACGATATCGACTCGCCCCTGGCCCACGCCGCCGAATGGGCAATGCCGCTGCGCGCAGGTAAGGAGCAGAGCGTGGCCGCCACCAAGAGCTTCATCACCAGCCTGGTGGCCGGTGCGCGCCTTGTGGCGCAGTGGCAGAACGACCCGGAACTGACCGAGGGCCTGGCCGCCCTGCCGGAGGCGCTGCGCAGCGCCGCCCAGGTGGACTGGTCGCCGGCACTGGAGGTGCTCACGCCGGCCCGCAACATCATGGTGGTCGGACGCGGCATCAGTTTTCCGATCGCGCTCGAAGCGGCGCTCAAGTTCAAGGAAACCTCGGCCCTGCAGGCGGAAGCGTTCAGCGGCGCCGAGATCAAGCACGGACCGATGGCCTTGATCGAGGACGGCTATCCGCTGCTGATTTTCGCCACGCGCGGGCCGACCCAGGCCGGCCTGATTGCACTGGCGGCCGAGATGCGCACCCGTGGCGCGCGCGTGCTGCTGGCCGCGCCAAGCGATGTGCCCGAACGCGACCTGACCCTGCCGACCGCCGCCACGCCGGATCTGGACCCGATCGTCGCCGTGCAAGCCTTTTATGTGATGGCGGCACACCTGTCGAAAGCGCGCGGCATGGACCCGGACCGCCCGCGCCATCTCAGCAAAGTCACCAAGACCAACTGA
- the nagA gene encoding N-acetylglucosamine-6-phosphate deacetylase has protein sequence MSDAINGNILTTSGWINGAISFGERVTGISGGAVDPSVNGDDYIIPGFIDLHVHGGGGKDIMEAGDAPHVIAAMHAKHGTTCLLATTMTAPPHEITRALKAIGAACGDRRPGAARILGVHLEGPYINSGKLGAQPNYARAATLAEVQQLGTYAPMRLITVAPEIAGHLNLVRELSNAGIRVQIGHTLGSYEDGVAALEHGAAGFTHLFNAMSGLHHREPGMVGAALAHAQYAELIPDLLHVHPGAIKVALRSIPHLYCVTDSTAATGMPDGDYKLGRHSVQKCMGGVRLPDGTLAGSTLTMDQALRNLVSLGLTLEDASHRVSTYAADYLGETERGRLAPGAFADMVVLDRDLKIKAVYIEGEKCDLTDA, from the coding sequence ATGAGCGATGCAATCAATGGCAATATCCTGACCACCAGCGGCTGGATCAATGGTGCGATCAGCTTCGGCGAGCGCGTGACCGGCATCAGTGGCGGCGCGGTCGACCCTTCCGTCAACGGCGACGACTACATCATCCCCGGCTTCATCGACCTGCATGTGCACGGCGGCGGCGGCAAGGACATCATGGAAGCCGGCGACGCGCCCCATGTGATCGCCGCCATGCATGCGAAGCACGGCACCACCTGCCTGCTGGCCACCACCATGACTGCGCCGCCGCACGAGATCACGCGCGCCCTCAAGGCCATCGGCGCGGCCTGTGGCGACCGGCGGCCGGGCGCCGCGCGCATCCTCGGCGTGCACCTGGAAGGACCGTACATCAACTCCGGCAAGCTGGGAGCGCAGCCGAACTACGCGCGCGCCGCCACCCTGGCCGAAGTACAGCAGCTGGGCACCTACGCGCCGATGCGCCTCATTACCGTGGCCCCGGAAATCGCCGGCCACCTGAATCTGGTGCGCGAACTGAGTAACGCCGGCATCCGCGTGCAGATCGGGCATACGCTCGGCTCTTACGAAGATGGCGTGGCGGCGCTGGAACACGGCGCGGCCGGTTTCACGCACCTGTTCAACGCAATGAGCGGCCTGCATCACCGCGAGCCGGGCATGGTCGGCGCGGCGCTGGCACATGCGCAGTACGCCGAACTGATTCCCGACCTGCTGCACGTGCACCCGGGCGCGATCAAGGTGGCGCTGCGTTCGATTCCGCATCTGTACTGCGTCACCGATTCCACCGCCGCCACCGGCATGCCCGACGGCGACTACAAGCTTGGCCGCCACAGCGTACAGAAATGCATGGGCGGCGTGCGCCTGCCCGACGGCACCCTGGCCGGCAGCACCCTGACCATGGACCAGGCGCTGCGCAACCTGGTGAGCCTGGGGCTGACCCTGGAAGATGCCTCGCACCGGGTCTCGACCTACGCCGCCGACTACCTCGGCGAAACCGAACGCGGACGCCTGGCGCCGGGCGCCTTTGCCGACATGGTGGTCCTGGACCGCGACCTGAAAATCAAAGCTGTCTATATCGAAGGAGAAAAGTGTGACCTCACTGATGCTTAA
- a CDS encoding GntR family transcriptional regulator gives MLAQLSDFKPDADSVTPLYMQLANKLSAGITSGDWRANEALPSERMLSDMLDISRVTARKAIDMLCDRGMLTRRRGSGTYITPKLEQPLSRLTSFSEELSQRGFTAGSRWLEREIGVAAPLELLSLGLSPNMPVARLRRLRTADDVVMAIETTTIPAIHMPDPHGVTDSLYGYLEARGAIPMRALQHIRAVNANAEQARLAGLAPGAAMLHITRVSYLDSGAAVELTHSFCRSDYYEFVAESRR, from the coding sequence ATGCTTGCGCAGCTTAGCGATTTCAAGCCCGACGCCGACAGCGTCACCCCGCTCTACATGCAACTGGCGAACAAGCTATCGGCCGGCATCACCAGCGGCGACTGGCGTGCCAACGAAGCGCTGCCGTCCGAGCGCATGCTCTCCGACATGCTCGACATCTCGCGCGTCACCGCGCGCAAGGCCATCGACATGCTGTGCGATCGCGGCATGCTGACGCGCCGGCGCGGTTCCGGCACCTACATCACGCCGAAACTGGAACAGCCGCTCTCGCGCCTGACCAGCTTTTCGGAAGAACTGAGCCAGCGCGGCTTCACGGCCGGCTCGCGCTGGCTGGAACGCGAAATCGGCGTGGCGGCCCCGCTGGAACTGCTCTCGCTCGGCCTGTCGCCCAACATGCCGGTGGCGCGCCTGCGCCGCCTGCGCACCGCCGACGACGTGGTGATGGCGATCGAAACGACCACCATCCCGGCCATCCACATGCCTGACCCGCACGGCGTGACCGATTCGCTGTACGGCTATCTTGAGGCGCGCGGCGCCATTCCGATGCGCGCGCTGCAACACATCCGCGCCGTCAACGCCAACGCGGAGCAGGCACGCCTGGCCGGCCTGGCCCCGGGCGCGGCGATGCTGCACATTACCCGTGTGAGTTACCTGGACAGCGGCGCGGCGGTGGAACTGACCCACTCGTTCTGCCGCAGTGATTATTATGAATTCGTAGCGGAGTCGCGCCGATGA
- a CDS encoding BadF/BadG/BcrA/BcrD ATPase family protein, with the protein MIEYLIGVDGGGTGTRVRLARADGSGLASGQGGPSGLSLGIAQAWNSVAEAIASAFGAAGIAQPANAGIAIGLGLAGVHNPQWAEQFVAADPGFGAMRLENDGFTTLMGAHGGKPGTIVAIGTGSVGQALLADGSQREVGGWGFPTGDEAGGGWIGLRAIAHIEKVIDGRAPHSAFAQAVIDACGGERNAIQVWIGRATQTAFASLAPLVLAHADSNDTARAILADAGSEVALMAHALDPSARLPLALCGGLGVPLRAYLPPDLLARSVAPLGDSASGALRMIELHVRGH; encoded by the coding sequence ATGATCGAATATCTCATCGGCGTCGATGGCGGTGGAACCGGCACCAGGGTACGCCTGGCGCGCGCCGACGGGAGCGGGTTGGCATCCGGCCAGGGCGGACCGTCCGGCCTGTCGCTCGGCATCGCACAGGCATGGAACTCGGTCGCCGAAGCGATCGCCTCGGCCTTCGGCGCCGCTGGCATTGCGCAGCCAGCCAACGCCGGCATCGCCATCGGCCTGGGCCTGGCCGGCGTGCACAATCCGCAGTGGGCCGAACAATTCGTCGCCGCCGATCCCGGTTTCGGCGCCATGCGCCTCGAGAACGACGGCTTTACCACCTTGATGGGCGCGCACGGCGGCAAGCCGGGCACCATCGTCGCCATCGGCACCGGCAGCGTGGGCCAGGCTTTGCTGGCCGACGGCAGCCAGCGCGAAGTGGGCGGCTGGGGCTTCCCGACCGGCGACGAAGCCGGCGGCGGCTGGATCGGCCTGCGCGCCATCGCCCATATTGAAAAAGTCATCGACGGCCGCGCGCCGCACAGCGCCTTCGCGCAAGCCGTGATCGACGCCTGCGGCGGCGAACGCAATGCGATCCAGGTCTGGATCGGCCGCGCCACCCAGACCGCCTTTGCCTCGCTCGCCCCGCTGGTGCTGGCCCATGCCGATTCCAACGACACCGCGCGCGCCATCCTGGCCGACGCCGGAAGCGAAGTGGCATTGATGGCGCACGCGCTCGACCCATCCGCCCGACTGCCGCTGGCCCTGTGCGGCGGCCTTGGCGTGCCGTTGCGCGCCTACCTGCCGCCAGACCTGCTGGCACGCAGCGTCGCTCCCCTGGGCGACTCCGCCAGCGGCGCGCTGCGCATGATCGAACTCCACGTGAGAGGACACTAA
- a CDS encoding head GIN domain-containing protein: protein MTTYLKQATFATLLCAAAASHAQATSDVRKVAPFHAIELSGPYKVVITGQGTQALELSGQRKELERIETIVQGDTLIVRPRSRGGIHISFGADERTTITIAAPGLRSLANAGSADVSLSQVDADQFALKLSGSGDVEAYQLKTGKLQLTMKGSGDVKLAGAARTLQVDAHGSGDLDACDLAVERSSAVLRGSGEACVPGGGGQFSGEVHGSGELTVRQLRADQARLVVTGSGEIGIDGTVGSLSADLNGSGSVEGENLVAQQATVTVRGSGSAEVRVKPTATAAAQLMHYDRKGASTTRD from the coding sequence ATGACGACCTACCTCAAGCAAGCCACCTTCGCCACCCTGCTCTGCGCCGCCGCAGCCAGCCATGCCCAGGCCACGTCCGACGTGCGCAAGGTCGCCCCCTTCCATGCGATCGAACTGTCCGGCCCCTATAAAGTGGTGATCACGGGCCAGGGCACGCAAGCGCTCGAACTGTCGGGCCAACGCAAGGAACTGGAGCGGATCGAAACCATCGTCCAGGGCGACACCCTGATCGTGCGCCCGCGTTCGCGCGGCGGCATCCACATCAGCTTCGGCGCCGACGAACGCACCACCATCACCATCGCCGCGCCGGGCCTGCGCAGCCTGGCCAATGCGGGCAGCGCCGACGTGTCCCTGAGCCAGGTCGACGCCGATCAGTTCGCGCTGAAGCTGAGCGGCTCGGGCGACGTGGAGGCCTACCAGCTTAAAACCGGCAAGCTGCAACTGACGATGAAAGGCTCCGGCGACGTCAAGCTGGCGGGCGCCGCGCGCACCTTGCAGGTCGACGCGCACGGCTCGGGCGACTTGGACGCCTGCGACCTGGCCGTCGAACGCAGCAGCGCCGTGCTGCGCGGCTCGGGCGAAGCCTGCGTTCCCGGCGGCGGCGGCCAGTTCTCGGGCGAGGTGCACGGCTCGGGCGAGCTGACGGTCAGGCAGCTGCGCGCCGACCAGGCGCGCCTGGTGGTCACCGGGTCGGGCGAAATCGGGATCGACGGCACGGTCGGCAGCTTGAGCGCGGACCTGAACGGCTCGGGCAGCGTCGAGGGCGAGAACCTGGTGGCGCAACAGGCCACGGTGACCGTGCGCGGCTCGGGCAGCGCCGAAGTGCGGGTCAAACCGACCGCCACCGCCGCCGCGCAACTGATGCACTATGACCGCAAGGGTGCCAGCACAACCCGCGACTGA